One region of Acanthopagrus latus isolate v.2019 chromosome 24, fAcaLat1.1, whole genome shotgun sequence genomic DNA includes:
- the scaf1 gene encoding splicing factor, arginine/serine-rich 19, translated as MDLTPASGFKRRPAASSSPSGVREIARSTPPCSPSLSLSSPSSDPSSPLSTSSVSANLSIYQNHVKGYTQGTVVARVSSTSPSLATQSPSTPRPNNNSSESFFLASVQPSVDCEDKSRKREMYDPFHPTEGVRGDEGEAEKYDPFDPTGSPASDADESNVKVKGVKRNAEQVDEEEKQEEPPDSTDTLTDLPSPCMDSKLCLRRRVDCSTTNAGERRDSGDSDHSEIEEGEIVGAADRGGSNKRPPAEILSLSSPSVSFFGSKPERILRVLDVDGFVSVRTEGTWEVDGEPEDDPVVGVEDLRRKLVSRRKERYLSFPASSSLSPQPLPPPSHPVVSTPSPPLTPPVEQGGKNQKSSKSSKDRDRQKSKDRKAGEKEEKRKKRRKDKEGGRERSKEKERGRKEVKETRSSRSSSRKMKKRRHSSPDAPQSGNSSGRGGRTRHSFSSLSEEGNRERERDKDRDRDRVRDRDREREKDRGRERDRDKEREQDRTSSRRRDERDQDSSSRKERERKRRQHSSSRECNISKRSKRSREKREGDRDRQLERERRRDGRPVVPPSIQDLNGSDLFAIKRTITVTTTTTTTTVPGSPRLAPTSPCRPIQESDKPHKRKKKRKWHSAGEVENRGSGHSRSQSLTPPRYHSYESDHYSDKLEIDVLSLDGEALDSDYPSLEDTPPAALPPEPPVPSPKTKITPKTGHLKKKSHALKKIGQSESSSSNRTKSKCLSSLTVTSGCASVSSGIPSVKRARKTGKDKDRDKSSRKDLGRSGKSKKESGGSRKGKLQSKVSVLVREGVSSTTGTSVGSGKLGMDLLGSGGTGPGSGGSVVGGSIAVVFCRDNESRSPFLKPCSEPLSLGSRKDLASVGKRSSLAAPPPTLTSPAGMKSKKTKPSSITSTSSSASSPSSSLATKRRRRLAKKTREKGGTSGLTVGDGSQAKVASEGWGGTSLDVQSAIADGSKTVSPHTGQAVPAPSCSSSSSSSSSSSASVPPPSSSPPHTPPPSMAPLRDTRESSPDSQTVDSSCKTPDPSFLAEETQTSPTLPASSPSSMSTAQAAGLNITMSSSTAKPPPPDDTIKSLASPPCSSSSTGCGLTSLSLPLSSSDPSSSSSVSSSSASKPPPPPPPAASTLPWSLQTGVDCTTGGVLALTALLFKMEEANIASRAKAQEFIQATSQILSQANQSQSQQHAPPPSASSASQIPPPPALPPPPGLSPAQFILHGSLPLVGCTKTPPSLLHQSIGGGCAQTPPSIMPVALSGVTGSSGDTGWDNESKDPDKYLKKLHTQERAVEEVKLAIKPYYQRKDINKDEYKDILRKAVHKICHSRTGEINPVKVSNLVKLYVQRYKYFRKHGRKMDEEERDDRDPGALHSSA; from the exons ATGGACTTGACTCCAGCATCAGGCTTCAAAAGGAGgcctgctgcctcctcttcccCAAGTGGAGTGAGAGAGATTGCCAGGAGCACTCCTCCCTGctcaccctctctgtctttgtcgtCGCCTTCATCTGATCCATCTTCACCCTTGTCTACATCCTCTGTTAGTGCCAACTTGTCAATTTATCAGAACCATGTAAAAGGTTATACCCAGGGGACAGTGGTGGCCAGGGTGTCTtccacttctccctctcttgctACGCAGTCCCCCTCCACACCTAGACCTAACAACAACTCATCAGAGTCCTTCTTTCTGGCTTCAGTGCAGCCAAGTGTTGATTGTGAAGACAAGAGCAGGAAAAGGGAGATGTATGACCCTTTTCATCCAACTGAGGGGGTGAGGGGGGATGAGGGGGAGGCTGAGAAATATGACCCCTTTGACCCCACAGGGTCTCCAGCATCAGATGCTGATGAGAGCAATGTCAAAGTGAAGGGGGTGAAGAGAAACGCTGAGCAGgtagatgaggaggagaaacaggaagaacCTCCAGATTCTACTGACACCTTGACTGACCTGCCAAGCCCCTGTATGGACAGCAAGCTCTGTCTTAGAAGGAGAGTGGACTGTAGCACCACCAATGCTGGAGAGCGGAGGGATAGTGGTGACTCTGATCATTCTGAGATAGAGGAGGGTGAGATAGTTGGGGCTGCTGACAGAGGTGGAAGCAATAAGAGACCACCTGCAGAAATCCTCTCCCTCAGTTCTCCTAGCGTTTCCTTCTTTGGTTCAAAGCCAGAGCGCATCCTGCGGGTGCTGGATGTGGATGGCTTTGTGTCTGTGCGTACAGAGGGCACCTGGGAGGTGGACGGGGAGCCTGAGGATGACCCTGTGGTAGGAGTGGAAGATTTGAGAAGGAAGCTGGTCAGCAGGCGGAAGGAAAGATATCTCTCCTTTCCtgcttcttcctccctctctcctcagccactgcctcctccctcccatcctGTAGTTTCTAcgccctctccccctctcacacCTCCTGTAGAGCAAGGTGGTAAAAACCAAAAGTCCTCCAAGAGTTCCAAGGACCGAGACCGACAAAAAAGCAAGGATAGAAAGGccggggagaaggaggagaaaagaaaaaagagaagaaaggacaAAGAGGGAGGTCGGGAAAGGAGCAAAGAAAAGGAGCGAGGGCGCAAGGAGGTTAAAGAAAcaaggagcagcaggagcagcagccggaagatgaagaaaagacGTCACAGCAGCCCAGATGCCCCACAATCAGGCAACTCTTCTGGAAGAGGGGGCCGCACTAGGCACTCCTTTTCCAGCCTATCCgaagaaggaaacagagagcgggaaagagataaagacagagacagggacagagtcagagatagagacagagagagggaaaaagacagaggaagagagagagacagagataaagagagagagcaagatcGTACCAGTAGTCGTAGAAGAGATGAAAGAGATCAAGACTCTAGCTCTcgaaaggagagggaaagaaagagaagacaaCATTCAAGCAGCAGAGAATGCAATATTTCAAAGAGGTccaaaagaagcagagaaaagagggaaggcgatagagacagacagcttGAGAGGGAACGGCGACGGGATGGTCGTCCTGTTGTCCCACCATCTATCCAAGATCTCAATGGGTCTGACCTCTTTGCCATCAAGCGAACCATTAcagtcaccaccaccacaaccactACCACCGTACCTGGCTCCCCAAGACTTGCCCCAACCTCTCCCTGTCGGCCCATACAGGAATCTGACAAACCCcacaagagaaagaagaagagaaaatggcaTTCAGCTGGAGAGGTGGAGAATCGAGGAAGTGGTCACAGCCGATCACAGTCGCTCACACCACCAAGGTATCACAGCTATGAGTCAGACCACTATTCAGATAAATTAGAGATTGATGTGTTGTCTTTGGATGGTGAAGCGTTGGACTCTGACTACCCATCTTTAGAGGATACACCCCCTGCTGCCTTGCCTCCAGAACCACCTGTCCCAAGCCCTAAAACTAAGATTACCCCCAAGACTGGACACCTGAAAAAGAAGTCTCATGCATTAAAGAAAATTGGCCAATCTGAATCCTCCTCATCCAATAGAACTAAAAGTAAATGCCTCTCCTCACTGACTGTGACATCCGGCTGTGCTTCTGTCTCATCTGGAATCCCCTCAGTAAAGCGAGCCAGGAAGACGGGGAAAGACAAAGACCGggacaaaagcagcagaaaggATTTGGGTCGCTCTGGCAAATCCAAGAAAGAAAGTGGCGGCAGTCGGAAAGGCAAGCTACAGTCCAAAGTATCTGTGCTGGTGCGAGAGGGTGTGAGCAGTACCACAGGTACTTCAGTTGGCTCAGGAAAGCTGGGCATGGACCTGTTAGGGTCAGGGGGTACAGGGCCAGGCAGTGGGGGCTCTGTGGTAGGTGGCTCGATTGCAGTGGTCTTCTGCAGGGACAATGAGAGCAGGTCTCCGTTCCTAAAACCTTGCTCAGAGCCGCTGTCTTTGGGCAGCCGCAAGGATTTGGCTAGTGTGGGAAAGCGAAGCAGCCTGGCTGCACCACCACCCACCTTAACCAGTCCTGCAGGGATGAAatccaagaaaacaaaaccaagctCCATCACATCCACCtcatcctctgcctcctccccctcatcatcTCTGGCAACCAAGCGTCGCCGTCGCCTGGCCAAGAAGACAAGAGAAAAAGGTGGAACTTCTGGCTTGACAGTTGGAGATGGCAGTCAAGCAAAAGTTGCATCTGAGGGTTGGGGTGGAACCTCCTTAGATGTTCAGTCAGCCATTGCAGATGGGAGCAAGACAGTCAGTCCACACACTGGCCAAGCTGTCCCTGCACcctcttgttcctcctcctcttcttcctcctcatcttcctccgcCAGTGtgcccccaccctcctcctcaccacccCACACACCTCCACCCTCTATGGCTCCTTTGCGGGACACCAGAGAGTCTTCACCAGACTCTCAGACTGTAGACAGCAGCTGCAAGACTCCAGACCCTTCTTTCCTAGCTGAGGAAACTCAGACCAGCCCCACACTCCCGGCATCCAGTCCATCCAGTATGTCCACCGCTCAGGCAGCTGGCCTCAACATTACCATGTCCTCGTCGACTGCCAAGCCCCCTCCTCCAGATGATACCATCAAATCGCTGGCCTCACCCCCTTGTTCATCATCTTCGACAGGCTGTGGTCTCACTTCCCTCTCTCTACCTCTGTCTTCGTCAgacccctcctcttcttcctctgtgtcctcctcatCTGCTAGtaagcctcctcctcctccacccccagcAGCATCCACCCTGCCCTGGAGTCTGCAAACTGGTGTGGACTGCACGACTGGAGGAGTTCTAGCTT TGACTGCTTTACTCTTCAAAATGGAGGAAGCCAATATTGCCAGCAGAGCAAAAGCACAAGAGTTCATTCAAGCAACCAGCCAG ATCCTCTCACAGGCTAACCAGAGTCAGTCCCAGCAACACGCTCCTCCCCCCTCAGCTTCCTCTGCCTCACAgatccctccccctcctgctctccctccgcCTCCTGGACTGAGCCCAGCACAGTTCATCCTCCACGGTTCCCTCCCTTTGGTTGGTTGCACCAAAactccaccctctctcctgCACCAATCAATAGGTGGTGGATGTGCGCAGACCCCACCCTCCATCATGCCTGTGGCGCTGTCAGGTGTCACTGGGAGCTCTGGTGACACTGGATGGGACAATGAGAGCAAAGACCCCGATAAG TACCTGAAGAAACTGCATACCCAGGAACGggcggtggaggaggtgaagcttGCCATCAAACCTTACTATCAGCGCAAAGACATCAACAAAGACGAATACAAAGACATCCTCAGGAAAGCTGTCCACAAG ATCTGCCACAGCCGCACTGGGGAAATCAATCCTGTCAAAGTCAGCAACCTTGTCAAGCTGTATGTCCAGCGCTACAAATACTTCCGGAAACATGGACGCAAAATGGATGAGGAAGAAAGGGATGACAGGGATCCAGGGGCGTTGCATTCCTCTGCTTGA